One genomic region from Anthonomus grandis grandis chromosome 1, icAntGran1.3, whole genome shotgun sequence encodes:
- the LOC126739198 gene encoding elongin-B, which yields MDVFLMIRRKKLTIFTDAKDTTTVLELKKIIEGILKIPPQNQQLFNKDNTVMDDAHTLQEYGLSSNTAKAQSPATVGLAVRDDTGNFEPLDLIPYSAPPDLPDVMKSQETNGQEQTN from the exons ATG GATGTGTTTTTAATGATCAGaaggaaaaaattaactatattcACAGATGCCAAAGATACCACAACtgttttagaattaaaaaagatCATAGAAG GTATTCTTAAAATCCCACCACAAAATCAGCAACTGTTTAACAAAGACAATACAGTGATGGATGATGCTCACACTCTTCAGGAATATGGGTTGTCTTCCAATACTGCAAAGGCACAGAGTCCAGCCACTGTAGGACTTGCTGTGAG agATGACACAGGCAACTTCGAACCCCTTGACCTGATTCCATACTCGGCCCCGCCAGATCTTCCAGATGTCATGAAATCCCAGGAAACGAACGGTCAGGAACAAACTAACTAA